The following is a genomic window from Longimicrobiaceae bacterium.
CGGCAAGGTGGACACAGGAGATTCGCCGCTGCATCCCGCCTGCCGAGGCTCGGCCTTTCGCCCGGACGGTGCGTAATGGATGCGCAGGCTTTGCAGCCGAATGCGGAAAAGATCACGCCCGGTGTGCAGAGACTCCGTACCAGATCCAGACTGGATTCTGCCGGTGTGACCGGACTCTTGCACGCTAGGTCGTGCTCCCGGCTGGGTTTTTCGCTTCTCCGGACGAGCGAATGTTGTTTCCGGTTACACCGCGCGCAGCCGTATCACGCCGGTGCTTTCCGCCTCGTCGTCGTCGGCCCGGATGCTCGCGAGCCGCTCGGCCGGAAGCCGCTCCACCTTCACCCCTTGGGCGCGGGCGATCTCCACCATGTGGCCGGTGCCGCCCGGCCCGTCTCCTTCACGCCCGTCCCACAGCGCCAGCAGCGTGGCGCACCCGCCGCAGAGCACCAGCGCGTTGTGCAGCAGCCACAGGTTGCTCCGGTCCCACACGGTGTACTCCCGCCATGGCCGCAGCCAGCGCGGCTGGTCCGGGTCTGCCGTGGAGCCCCCCAGCCAGCGCGCGGGGCAGCGGGCCAGCAGCGCGTCGAACCGCGCGACCCAGCCCGGACCCGCGTCGGCCACCGAGGCCGCCACGTAGCGCTCCCGCGTGCCGGCAAGGAAGAGCTGCGAGGGGATGCCGATCTCCCCGCACACCTCGTGGAAGAGGACGTCGCCGCCGCTGGCGCCGCCCGCGCAGCCCACCACGCCGCCCGGCGGGCGGCCCCCCAGCTCGGCCTCGACCGCGGCGCGGATCATCGCGCGGGCCTCGCCCTCCGCCGCGGCGGGGAAGCGCGGGAAGGCGCGGCCCGGCACGTCCAGCCGGTGCCCGGTGAATACGATCACGCGCTCCGGCGGCACGGGCGCGGGCGCCGCGGGCTGCCGGAGTTCGTCCAGCACGGCGAGCGCGGCGGCGGCGTTCCCGGCCAGCACGCCCAGGTCCGCGTACATGGCGAGCTGCCGGCGCACCACGTCTCCGTAGAAGCTCTCCGCGCCGGTGAGCGCCTGGCGGTAGCGCTCGGCCACCAGGGCGGGGTTCGCCTTGGTGAGCGCCGCCAGGTCCGCCGCGGCGATGCTCACCCAGCGGTCCTGCCGCCGCTCCAGCTCCAGCCGCCGCCGGCTACCCTCCAGCGCCAGCTCCACCGCGCCCGCCAGCCGGCTCCCCTCGGCCGCCAGCCGCCCGCGCTCGGCCTCGGCCTCGCGCTCCGTCTCGAAGCCCGCCGCCCACACGCCGGGCGCCAGGTCCGCCAGCTTCAGGCGCAGGGTGAGCAGGGCCAGGGCGTTGATGCCCGGGTAGAAGTGGTTCTGGTGCTCGCGAAACCCGGCCACGTACTCGCCGTAGCTCTCCATCAGCCGCGGGGAGCGGAGCGCGGCGGCCACGCGGCCTGCCGGGGGCGCGGACTGCCATTC
Proteins encoded in this region:
- a CDS encoding tetratricopeptide repeat-containing protein, which produces MHVFVVRPFGTRRVVMEDGGEAEVDFAAVQRALVDPALAALGMQGGTTEPIAQAGDIRKDVFELLATSDLVVADISMHNANVFYELGVRHALRDHGTVLIRCRCQEVPFDLRTDRYVEYDARDPAASLPALIAALRDTRDSDDVDSPVLAKLPAVEARLPDWSGVLGAPSDFREEVRRAAREKHPGDLRLLSDEARHFRWKVEGLRAVGAGQVEAGDRAGARTTWERVREHLPGDAEANSRLATLYQKLGQLAASDEAVQRVIDDPASRGPQLAEALALKASNTKARWMEEWQSAPPAGRVAAALRSPRLMESYGEYVAGFREHQNHFYPGINALALLTLRLKLADLAPGVWAAGFETEREAEAERGRLAAEGSRLAGAVELALEGSRRRLELERRQDRWVSIAAADLAALTKANPALVAERYRQALTGAESFYGDVVRRQLAMYADLGVLAGNAAAALAVLDELRQPAAPAPVPPERVIVFTGHRLDVPGRAFPRFPAAAEGEARAMIRAAVEAELGGRPPGGVVGCAGGASGGDVLFHEVCGEIGIPSQLFLAGTRERYVAASVADAGPGWVARFDALLARCPARWLGGSTADPDQPRWLRPWREYTVWDRSNLWLLHNALVLCGGCATLLALWDGREGDGPGGTGHMVEIARAQGVKVERLPAERLASIRADDDEAESTGVIRLRAV